In one window of Macadamia integrifolia cultivar HAES 741 chromosome 2, SCU_Mint_v3, whole genome shotgun sequence DNA:
- the LOC122071831 gene encoding mitogen-activated protein kinase kinase kinase 3-like isoform X2 codes for MPGWWGRKSHKNTKELKTAVPEEQQHHDYIKASSVKNDKRKSKEKPKSFDEVSPILIARNLARTGKDFGGSCGSDSDGHCGVGGAVVSEKKGHPLPRPSVSSAPLLVIDHGLGSGSRSGSVSVSSVSSSGSLDDAPPVIGSFGNSRAHGEIKLNLRSRSPGPGSRGPTAPTSPLHPTSPLHPASPLHPRVFGTSLESTAGRQEDGRTLCHPLPLPPGSPTNRCTSPTLRSNGANNESTHCLRSKWKKGKLLGRGTFGHVYAGFNSENGQMCAIKEVKVISDDQTSKECLKQLNQEIALLSQLSHPNIVQYYGSELGEETLSVYLEYISGGSIHKLLQEYGPFKEPVIQSYTRQILSGLAYLHGRTTMHRDIKGANILVGPNGEVKLADFGMAKHTTSFSSVLSFKGSPYWMAPEVIMNSSGYGLAVDIWSLGCTIFEMATSKPPWSQYGGVPAIFKIGNSKDIPEIPDHLSSDAKCFLRLCLQRDPSARPTAAQLMDHPFIRDQAASKVANVNITNDAPRSSFEGSHTPTASDFCPIRTNISIPQRDYVTAQLATSSRTFKSTSDSMRVNLSLPVSPCSSPMRNYGPAYKSCFLSPPHPAYTFVGQSGFGLNNYSMLPTRPTTNYTADPLEDLLHPRTQTPGGSPRARPN; via the exons atgcctGGTTGGTGGGGAAGGAAGTCTCACAAGAACACCAAAGAACTGAAAACAGCAGTCCCAGAAGAACAACAGCACCACGATTACATCAAAGCTTCTTCCGTTAAGAACGATAAGAGGAAGAGCAAGGAGAAGCCCAAGAGCTTCGATGAGGTCTCTCCGATTCTTATCGCTCGTAACTTGGCCAGGACTGGTAAGGATTTTGGTGGGTCTTGCGGTTCAGATTCGGATGGCCACTGTGGTGTTGGTGGTGCTGTAGTTTCGGAGAAGAAAGGTCATCCTTTGCCTCGCCCCTCTGTGTCGTCGGCGCCGTTGCTGGTAATTGATCATGGACTTGGTTCGGGGAGCAGGTCTGGGTCGGTGTCGGTTTCCAGTGTTAGCTCGTCTGGGTCCTTGGATGACGCTCCCCCTGTTATTGGTTCCTTCGGCAATTCGAG AGCACATGGTGAAATCAAGTTAAACTTGAGATCAAGAAGCCCAGGTCCAGGATCAAGAGGGCCGACCGCTCCTACATCACCTTTACATCCTACATCACCTTTACATCCGGCATCACCTTTACATCCGCGGGTATTTGGTACAAGTCTGGAGTCTACAGCAGGAAGgcaagaagatggaagaacttTATGTCATCCACTTCCACTTCCTCCAGGTTCTCCTACTAATCGTTGCACTTCACCCACTTTAAGAAGTAATGGAGCCAACAATGAAAGCACACATTGTCTTCGATCAAAATGGAAGAAAGGAAAGCTCCTTGGAAGAGGGACATTTGGGCATGTTTACGCTGGATTTAATAG TGAAAATGGACAAATGTGCGCTATAAAGGAAGTCAAAGTGATTTCTGATGATCAAACCTCAAAAGAATGTCTCAAGCAACTGAACCag GAGATAGCATTGCTTAGTCAACTGTCGCACCCAAACATTGTTCAGTACTATGGAAGTGAACTG GGGGAAGAGACGCTCTCTGTTTATTTGGAGTATATCTCTGGAGGCTCCATTCATAAATTACTTCAGGAATATGGTCCCTTTAAGGAACCGGTTATTCAAAGTTACACCAGGCAGATTCTTTCTGGGCTTGCTTACTTACATGGAAGGACTACTATGCACAG GGATATTAAAGGGGCAAACATACTTGTAGGTCCCAATGGTGAAGTCAAGCTTGCAGACTTTGGCATGGCTAAACAT ACCACATCTTTTTCTTCAGTGCTATCTTTCAAAGGAAGCCCTTACTGGATGGCACCCGAG GTTATAATGAATTCCAGTGGCTATGGCCTGGCAGTGGATATTTGGAGCCTGGGTTGTACAATATTTGAAATGGCAACATCTAAACCACCTTGGAGCCAATATGGAGGG GTGCCCGCGATATTTAAAATTGGTAACAGCAAAGACATCCCTGAAATTCCAGATCACCTTTCTAGCGATGCAAAGTGTTTTCTGAGACTCTGCCTGCAAAGGGATCCATCTGCACGTCCTACAGCCGCACAGTTAATGGATCACCCTTTCATCCGAGACCAAGCTGCTTCAAAAGTTGCTAACGTCAATATAACTAATGATGCTCCCCGATCTTCCTTTGAAGGCAGCCACACACCG ACAGCCTCAGATTTCTGTCCCATCAGAACAAATATCTCCATACCTCAAAGAGATTATGTGACAGCACAACTAGCAACATCTTCAAGAACCTTCAAGAGCACTAG TGATAGCATGAGAGTGAACCTGTCATTGCCAGTGTCTCCCTGTTCAAGTCCAATGCGGAACTATGGACCAGCATACAAAAGCTGTTTTCTGTCTCCTCCTCATCCAGCTTATACATTTGTGGGACAAAGTGGGTTTGGTCTGAATAATTATTCAATGCTGCCAACAAGACCAACAACTAATTACACTGCTGATCCCTTGGAAGACTTGCTCCATCCAAGGACCCAAACACCTGGTGGGTCGCCCAGAGCAAGACCCAATTGA
- the LOC122091601 gene encoding 5' exonuclease Apollo, translated as MTIEMPKGLPFSVDTWSPSSRRKRYHFLTHAHKDHCTGISLYSSYPIYATHLTKTLILQLFPQVEDSLFVGIEVGESLVIDDPDGAFTVTAFNANHCPGAVMFLFEGHFGNILHTGDCRLTSEYLQSLPEKYIGKKGREPRCPLDYVFLDCTFGKFSRKIPSKNAAIQQVINCIWKHPNAPIVYLACDLLGQEEILVEVSRTFGSKIYVNKDTNAECLQALKLVAPDILSQDASSRFQVFEGFPKLYDRAKATFMEAQANFQPEPLIIRPSSQWYACEVEHLEVKRQKRKQSFVEAEKDSFGVWHVCYSIHSSQEELEWSLQLLQPRRVVSTTPSCRAMELDYVKKQCVGATVSSDDHIWKLLDIDMEAGISFPQTPPISLVPIEEDSAIHVIETNQLQQRNPSSNWAELRLNLSPPSKKPPLTLFGRARLGSQDFSLLNKEEKRVSTEFNPPPIVANERGQESSLAGVGSVEVQCEKIEESDTVGNNGSHSSIGSSDCLAAGLRRLYRSMNVPVPQPLPSLVELMNATKRAKRRIQL; from the exons ATGACAATCGAGAtgcccaaaggcctccctttctCTGTGGATACTTGGAGCCCTTCTTCAAGGAGGAAGAGATACCATTTCCTCACTCACGCCCACAAAGACCACTGCACTGGAATCTCTCTATACTCTTCATACCCAATTTACGCTACCCACCTTACGAAAACTCTGATCCTTCAATTATTCCCTCAG GTAGAGGATTCGTTATTTGTTGGAATTGAGGTTGGCGAGTCGTTGGTTATTGATGACCCTGATGGAGCTTTCACTGTTACGGCTTTCAATGCCAATCACTGCCCTG GAGCTGTTATGTTCTTGTTTGAAGGGCACTTTGGAAATATACTGCACACTGGAGATTGTAGACTTACTTCTGAATACCTGCAAAGCTTGCCAGAAAAATATATTggcaagaaaggaagagagcCTAGGTGCCCTCTCGATTATGTTTTCTTAGATTGCACATTTGGGAAATTCTCTCGGAAGATTCCAAGCAAGAATGCAGCGATTCAACAG GTGATTAATTGCATATGGAAACACCCAAATGCTCCCATTGTCTACCTAGCCTGCGATCTTCTTGGGCAGGAAGAAATACTTGTGGAAGTGTCCAGAACATTTGGGTCCAAGATATATGTCAACAAAGATACAAATGCAGAATGTCTCCAGGCTCTAAAACTCGTAGCTCCAGACATCCTGTCTCAAGATGCATCTTCTCGCTTCCAGGTGTTTGAAGGATTTCCTAAACTGTATGACAGAGCGAAAGCAACATTCATGGAGGCCCAAGCTAATTTTCAGCCTGAGCCTCTGATAATCCGTCCCTCTTCACAGTGGTATGCATGCGAAGTTGAGCATTTGGAAGTCaaaaggcaaaaaagaaaacagagtTTTGTAGAAGCAGAAAAGGATTCATTTGGTGTTTGGCATGTTTGCTATTCAATTCACTCATCCCAGGAAGAATTGGAGTGGTCCTTGCAACTTCTGCAACCTAGGAGGGTTGTCTCGACAACCCCCAGTTGTCGCGCAATGGAACTGGATTATGTTAAGAAACAGTGTGTGGGTGCTACAGTATCTTCAGATGACCATATATGGAAGCTTCTGGACATTGACATGGAAGCAGGAATTTCCTTCCCACAAACTCCTCCAATTTCTTTAGTCCCAATTGAAGAAGACTCTGCAATTCATGTCATAGAAACTAACCAGTTGCAGCAAAGAAATCCATCTAGCAACTGGGCAGAACTTCGGTTGAATTTGTCCCCCCCAAGCAAAAAACCACCCCTGACATTGTTTGGAAGAGCAAGGCTTGGTTCTCAAGATTTTAGTCTTTtgaacaaagaagagaaaagagtgTCCACTGAGTTCAACCCTCCACCTATTGTTGCCAATGAAAGAGGACAAGAATCATCACTGGCGGGGGTTGGTTCTGTTGAAGTACAATGTGAGAAAATAGAGGAGAGTGATACGGTGGGAAATAACGGTTCTCATTCAAGCATTGGTTCCTCAGATTGCTTGGCTGCAGGCTTGAGGAGACTCTACAGATCCATGAATGTTCCAGTGCCCCAGCCTCTTCCTTCATTAGTAGAGCTTATGAATGCCACCAAAAGAGCCAAGAGGAGGATCCAGCTTTAA
- the LOC122071831 gene encoding mitogen-activated protein kinase kinase kinase 3-like isoform X1: MPGWWGRKSHKNTKELKTAVPEEQQHHDYIKASSVKNDKRKSKEKPKSFDEVSPILIARNLARTGKDFGGSCGSDSDGHCGVGGAVVSEKKGHPLPRPSVSSAPLLVIDHGLGSGSRSGSVSVSSVSSSGSLDDAPPVIGSFGNSRAHGEIKLNLRSRSPGPGSRGPTAPTSPLHPTSPLHPASPLHPRVFGTSLESTAGRQEDGRTLCHPLPLPPGSPTNRCTSPTLRSNGANNESTHCLRSKWKKGKLLGRGTFGHVYAGFNSENGQMCAIKEVKVISDDQTSKECLKQLNQEIALLSQLSHPNIVQYYGSELGEETLSVYLEYISGGSIHKLLQEYGPFKEPVIQSYTRQILSGLAYLHGRTTMHRDIKGANILVGPNGEVKLADFGMAKHTTSFSSVLSFKGSPYWMAPEVIMNSSGYGLAVDIWSLGCTIFEMATSKPPWSQYGGVPAIFKIGNSKDIPEIPDHLSSDAKCFLRLCLQRDPSARPTAAQLMDHPFIRDQAASKVANVNITNDAPRSSFEGSHTPQTASDFCPIRTNISIPQRDYVTAQLATSSRTFKSTSDSMRVNLSLPVSPCSSPMRNYGPAYKSCFLSPPHPAYTFVGQSGFGLNNYSMLPTRPTTNYTADPLEDLLHPRTQTPGGSPRARPN; encoded by the exons atgcctGGTTGGTGGGGAAGGAAGTCTCACAAGAACACCAAAGAACTGAAAACAGCAGTCCCAGAAGAACAACAGCACCACGATTACATCAAAGCTTCTTCCGTTAAGAACGATAAGAGGAAGAGCAAGGAGAAGCCCAAGAGCTTCGATGAGGTCTCTCCGATTCTTATCGCTCGTAACTTGGCCAGGACTGGTAAGGATTTTGGTGGGTCTTGCGGTTCAGATTCGGATGGCCACTGTGGTGTTGGTGGTGCTGTAGTTTCGGAGAAGAAAGGTCATCCTTTGCCTCGCCCCTCTGTGTCGTCGGCGCCGTTGCTGGTAATTGATCATGGACTTGGTTCGGGGAGCAGGTCTGGGTCGGTGTCGGTTTCCAGTGTTAGCTCGTCTGGGTCCTTGGATGACGCTCCCCCTGTTATTGGTTCCTTCGGCAATTCGAG AGCACATGGTGAAATCAAGTTAAACTTGAGATCAAGAAGCCCAGGTCCAGGATCAAGAGGGCCGACCGCTCCTACATCACCTTTACATCCTACATCACCTTTACATCCGGCATCACCTTTACATCCGCGGGTATTTGGTACAAGTCTGGAGTCTACAGCAGGAAGgcaagaagatggaagaacttTATGTCATCCACTTCCACTTCCTCCAGGTTCTCCTACTAATCGTTGCACTTCACCCACTTTAAGAAGTAATGGAGCCAACAATGAAAGCACACATTGTCTTCGATCAAAATGGAAGAAAGGAAAGCTCCTTGGAAGAGGGACATTTGGGCATGTTTACGCTGGATTTAATAG TGAAAATGGACAAATGTGCGCTATAAAGGAAGTCAAAGTGATTTCTGATGATCAAACCTCAAAAGAATGTCTCAAGCAACTGAACCag GAGATAGCATTGCTTAGTCAACTGTCGCACCCAAACATTGTTCAGTACTATGGAAGTGAACTG GGGGAAGAGACGCTCTCTGTTTATTTGGAGTATATCTCTGGAGGCTCCATTCATAAATTACTTCAGGAATATGGTCCCTTTAAGGAACCGGTTATTCAAAGTTACACCAGGCAGATTCTTTCTGGGCTTGCTTACTTACATGGAAGGACTACTATGCACAG GGATATTAAAGGGGCAAACATACTTGTAGGTCCCAATGGTGAAGTCAAGCTTGCAGACTTTGGCATGGCTAAACAT ACCACATCTTTTTCTTCAGTGCTATCTTTCAAAGGAAGCCCTTACTGGATGGCACCCGAG GTTATAATGAATTCCAGTGGCTATGGCCTGGCAGTGGATATTTGGAGCCTGGGTTGTACAATATTTGAAATGGCAACATCTAAACCACCTTGGAGCCAATATGGAGGG GTGCCCGCGATATTTAAAATTGGTAACAGCAAAGACATCCCTGAAATTCCAGATCACCTTTCTAGCGATGCAAAGTGTTTTCTGAGACTCTGCCTGCAAAGGGATCCATCTGCACGTCCTACAGCCGCACAGTTAATGGATCACCCTTTCATCCGAGACCAAGCTGCTTCAAAAGTTGCTAACGTCAATATAACTAATGATGCTCCCCGATCTTCCTTTGAAGGCAGCCACACACCG CAGACAGCCTCAGATTTCTGTCCCATCAGAACAAATATCTCCATACCTCAAAGAGATTATGTGACAGCACAACTAGCAACATCTTCAAGAACCTTCAAGAGCACTAG TGATAGCATGAGAGTGAACCTGTCATTGCCAGTGTCTCCCTGTTCAAGTCCAATGCGGAACTATGGACCAGCATACAAAAGCTGTTTTCTGTCTCCTCCTCATCCAGCTTATACATTTGTGGGACAAAGTGGGTTTGGTCTGAATAATTATTCAATGCTGCCAACAAGACCAACAACTAATTACACTGCTGATCCCTTGGAAGACTTGCTCCATCCAAGGACCCAAACACCTGGTGGGTCGCCCAGAGCAAGACCCAATTGA